The Kineococcus rhizosphaerae sequence GACACGAGCGTCTTGAGCTCGGAGAACGGGCGGCGTTCCTGGATGACGTCGTTGATGCCGTCGTTGAACGCCTTGTCGGCCGTGGCGTTCTTGCTCGAGGCCGTGTTGGAGTACAGGCCGGTGACGGGGTTCTGGATGCCGGTGGGGACCTCCTTGGACTGGTAGTCGTGCTGGACGTCGGCGTCCTGGGGCCGGCCGGGGACGTAGACGTTGTAGGGGCTGTCGGCGAGGTAGCGGATCGGGATGACGGTGTTCGCGGCCCCGGTCTTGGTGAGGACGGGGTTCCCGCCGGAGTCGACGGTGTGGTCGACGCCCTCCTGGCCGAAGAGGCGGTACTTGTACTCCTCGGTGCCGAACGGGGCGGCGAGCCAGTTCAGGACGCGCAGCGCCAGCTTGATCTTCTCCGGGTCGTCCTGCTTCTTCAGCAGCGTCGTGGAGAAGAACCCGCTGCCCAGGTTCCACTGGGCCAGCTCCCCGCCGTCGCGGGTGTAGACGGGCATGAGGCCGAGCTTGAAGTCGGGGTTGGAGGCGTTGTCGAGCTGGTACTGCACCCAGCCGGGGTACCCGTCGGCGGCGTTGATGGCGACGGTGCCGGCGTTGAACAGCTGCTTGAAGGGGGTCGCGGTGTTGAAGGAGTCGGGGTGCATGACGCCCGACTTCCACATCGCGATGAGGTCGGTGACGGTCTGGGCGTAGGCGTCCGTCTCGTACATGTGGGTGAGCTTGCCGCCGTCCTCGGCCCAGATGTTGGGTTCGCCGTTCATCCGGCCCAGGAGCTGGCGCGGCTGGTTGACCAGGGAGAACGCCCAGCGCCGCTGCTTGGGGTCGGTGAGGGCCTTGGTGGCGTCGACGAACTCGTCGTAGCTCTTGGGCTCGGGCGACACCCCGGCCTTCTCGAACAGGTCCTGCCGAATGAAGTGGTAGTTGCCGATGGCCCCGCGCGGGATGGGGATGCCGTAGATCCCGGAGTTGTAGACCGTGGAGAGCCAGTGCCGGGTCGGGATGTTCGCGAGGTTCGGGTAGTCCTTGACGGCGTCGCCGGACAGGTGCTCGGACAGGTTCGCGAACCGCTTCTCCAGCAGCTGCGGCATGTTCGGCACCGGCGGCGGGGAGCCGTTGGGGACCTGCAGGAGGTCGGGCAGCTCGTTGCCGGCGATGACGGTGGGGAACTTCTGCGGGTAGTCGGCGTTGCCGACCATCTGCAGCTTGAAGTCGACGCCCAGCCGGTCGTTGAGGCCCGCCCAGTACGTGTTGCTGTCCGGGCCCGGCGGCACGGCGTAGTAGATGTTCGCCATCCCGGTCAGGGTCTCCCCGTGGCCGGGGATGTCCTCGACCGACTTGGGGTTGTCGGACGGGAAGGTCCGCCACGCGGGGTCGACGCCCTGCTCGGTGCCGGGCAGGTCGGGGGTCAGCCCGGTGTAGGGGACGTACGTGGGCAGGGTGGCCGTGTTCTCCTTCGAGTCGCCGGAGCCGCCCCCGCTGGAGCCGCTGGAGCACCCCGCGAGCCCACCGGCCGCGACCAGGGCCGCGGTCCCCCCGGCACCGGCGATCAGGGAACGTCGGGTGAAGGCACTGCTGGACATGGATCCTCCTCGATCCGTGGGAACAGGTGGTCGGGGTGCTCAGCCCTTGACGGCGCCGATCATGACGCCCTTGGCGAAGTGCCGCTGCAGGAACGGGTACACGAGCAGGATGGGGACGATCGCGATGACGAGGATGGCCATCTGCAGGGGCAGCTGGGGCGGCAGCGCCTCGGCGCCGCCGACCTGGTCACCGCCGATCGTGGTCTGGTTGACGACGTAGGTCCGCAGCACGAGGGCCATGGGCCACTTGTCGCTGGACTGGATGTAGAGCAGGGCGTTGAAGAACGCGTTCCAGTAGGCCACGGCGTAGAACAGGCCGATGACGGCGAGCACGGCCTTGGACAGCGGCAGCACGATCCGCAGCAGGATCGTCCCCGCCCCCACCCCGTCGATGGCGGCGGACTCGAACAGCTCCTTGGGCAGTTCCTGGAAGAACGCGCGCATGACGATGACGTTGAAGGCGTTCACCAGGACGGGCAGGATCAGCGACCACCACGAGTCCAGGAGGTGGAACTCCTTGACCACGAGGTAGCTGGGGATGAGGCCCGGGGAGAACAGCACGGCGCCCAGCACGAGCATCAGGACGGGTTTGGCGCCCCGGGCCCCGGGCCGCGACAGCCAGTACGCCAGACCGGCCGTGGCGGCCAGCGACAGCAGGGTCCCCACGACGGTGACGGCGATGGAGACGACGACCGCGCGGGTCACGACCCCGCCGGACAGGACGGCCGCGTAGGAGTCGAGGTTGGCCCCGGACCCGGGCCACATGACCATCCCGCCGCCGGCGTCGTTGATCGTCTTCTGGTCGGCGAGCGAGGTGGCGACGACCGACCAGAACGGGATGAGCACGACGGCCACGGCGAAGGCCAGGACGACGAACTTCAGCCCCTGGGTGACGGGACCCGGTTTCTCCATCCACGGCGGCCGGCGGCCGTCCTTGGTGAACGTGCGGACGGTGTCGTCGCCGATGGTCGCGTTCTCGAGCGTGGTCACTTCTCGTACACCCCTCTCTCGCCGAAGACGTGCGCCAGCTTGTTGGCCCCGATCACGAGCAGGACACCCACGAGGCCCTTGACGAGGCCCGCGGCGGCGGAGGTGCCCCAGTTCCCGCCGAGGATGCCGTTGTTGTAGACCCAGGTGTCGAGCACCTCGCTGGCCTGCAGCCCGACCGGGCCCTGCTGCAGGAGGATCTGCTCGAACCCCACCGACAGGCTGCTGCCGAGGCGCAGGATGAGCAGCAGGACGATGAGCCCCTTCAGGGCCGGCAGCGTGATGTGCCACAGGCGCTGGCGGGAGTTCGCGCCGTCGACGGCGGCCGCCTCGTACTGCTCCTGGTCGATGCGGGAGATCGCGGCGAGGAACAGGATCGTGCCCCACCCGGCGTCCTTCCAGATCGCCTGGCTCGTCACGAGCGCCTTGAACAGCTCCGGGGCGCCGATGATGTGCAGGACGGGGAAGTCGTGCTGGACGAGGAACGTGTTCAGCATCCCGGCGTTGCCGAGCATCTGCTGGAACAGCGCGACGACGATGACCCACGACAGGAAGTGCGGCAGGTAGAGGATCGACTGCAGCGTCCGCTTGAGCCGCTCCCCCGCCAGGCTGTTGAGCACCAGGGCCAGGGCCAGCGGGACGGGGAAGATCAGCACGGTCTGGATGACCGTGAGGACGATCGTGTTCCACAGCGCGTTGCGGAACTCGGGGTTGCCGTCCCACAGGAAGGAGAAGTTCTGCCAGCCGACCCAGTCGGACTCGGTGAGCCCGAGGTAGGGCTGGTAGTCCTGCCAGGCGATGACGTTGCCCAGGAGCGGAACGTAGTGGAACACGATCAGCGCGAGCGCGCCGGGCAGGCCGATGGCGACGAGCAGCGCCTGGTCGCGCGTGAGCCGGGGCCGGCGCCGGGTGGACGTCGTGACCGTCACGGGGGTCGTCCGCGAACCCGTGGTCGCGGCGCTGTTCTTCTCACGGGTCGAGTTCGTTCTCACCATTGAGCTCCTGACAGAACACCTGCACGGTCACCTGGACGGTGGGGCGCCGGGACCCGGATCGGGGTAAACGCTTACCCCCGGAGTTCCCCGACGCTAGCACGGCGGTTGCGGGGACGGAAGGGTTTCCCCGGCCCGATCCCGCGCTGCCGCAACGCTTCACCGGAACGCCGTCACGAGACGGTCACGGCTCCGAGCACCTCCTTCGCCCACGCGAACGAGAGGCGGTGCGACTCGGCGACGGAGGAGACGCTGGGGTGGTCGACCTCGATCATGTAGTCACCGTCGTAGTCGTCCGGGAGCGCCTCGAGCACCGCACCGAGGTCGAGGACCCCCCGTCCCGGCTCGGCCCACAACCGGCCGCTGTCGGAGATCTCGCGGTAGCTCCCCCGGGCTTCCCGCGCCGGCAGGTGGTCGGCGTACACGTCCTTGAGGTGGATCCCCCCGATCCGGTCGGCGTACCGCCGGATCAGCGCCACGGGGTCGGCCCCGGCCCAGAACAGGTGCCCCGTGTCCGGCCCGAAGCCGAGGAGGTCCGGGCCGAGGGTGTCGAGCAACGTCGTCACCTCGTGCTCGGTCTCGAACACGCCCCCGACGTGCGAGTGGTGCAGCGGGCGGATCCCCTCCGAGACCAGCACCTCGCACACCTTCCCGGCGTTCTCCACGGCCCGGTCCAGGCGGCCCTGGTCGAACCCGGCCCCCACCGCCGGCCGCTCCATCCGGGCGGGCACGGCCATCGAGGACAGCATGGCGCG is a genomic window containing:
- a CDS encoding extracellular solute-binding protein; the protein is MSSSAFTRRSLIAGAGGTAALVAAGGLAGCSSGSSGGGSGDSKENTATLPTYVPYTGLTPDLPGTEQGVDPAWRTFPSDNPKSVEDIPGHGETLTGMANIYYAVPPGPDSNTYWAGLNDRLGVDFKLQMVGNADYPQKFPTVIAGNELPDLLQVPNGSPPPVPNMPQLLEKRFANLSEHLSGDAVKDYPNLANIPTRHWLSTVYNSGIYGIPIPRGAIGNYHFIRQDLFEKAGVSPEPKSYDEFVDATKALTDPKQRRWAFSLVNQPRQLLGRMNGEPNIWAEDGGKLTHMYETDAYAQTVTDLIAMWKSGVMHPDSFNTATPFKQLFNAGTVAINAADGYPGWVQYQLDNASNPDFKLGLMPVYTRDGGELAQWNLGSGFFSTTLLKKQDDPEKIKLALRVLNWLAAPFGTEEYKYRLFGQEGVDHTVDSGGNPVLTKTGAANTVIPIRYLADSPYNVYVPGRPQDADVQHDYQSKEVPTGIQNPVTGLYSNTASSKNATADKAFNDGINDVIQERRPFSELKTLVSTWKNSVGDAMRTEYQDALQKAGTTTAAP
- a CDS encoding ABC transporter permease subunit, whose product is MEKPGPVTQGLKFVVLAFAVAVVLIPFWSVVATSLADQKTINDAGGGMVMWPGSGANLDSYAAVLSGGVVTRAVVVSIAVTVVGTLLSLAATAGLAYWLSRPGARGAKPVLMLVLGAVLFSPGLIPSYLVVKEFHLLDSWWSLILPVLVNAFNVIVMRAFFQELPKELFESAAIDGVGAGTILLRIVLPLSKAVLAVIGLFYAVAYWNAFFNALLYIQSSDKWPMALVLRTYVVNQTTIGGDQVGGAEALPPQLPLQMAILVIAIVPILLVYPFLQRHFAKGVMIGAVKG
- a CDS encoding ABC transporter permease, with protein sequence MVRTNSTREKNSAATTGSRTTPVTVTTSTRRRPRLTRDQALLVAIGLPGALALIVFHYVPLLGNVIAWQDYQPYLGLTESDWVGWQNFSFLWDGNPEFRNALWNTIVLTVIQTVLIFPVPLALALVLNSLAGERLKRTLQSILYLPHFLSWVIVVALFQQMLGNAGMLNTFLVQHDFPVLHIIGAPELFKALVTSQAIWKDAGWGTILFLAAISRIDQEQYEAAAVDGANSRQRLWHITLPALKGLIVLLLILRLGSSLSVGFEQILLQQGPVGLQASEVLDTWVYNNGILGGNWGTSAAAGLVKGLVGVLLVIGANKLAHVFGERGVYEK
- a CDS encoding sugar phosphate isomerase/epimerase family protein, giving the protein MTRRIAANPIPYWAKAGKTREVFERAFTDLAEIGFTAVKADVLDGMSAAEYARWIDGFGLSPSLSLFSSPLDETVEMGEVLERARGFAATQAELGLDRAMLSSMAVPARMERPAVGAGFDQGRLDRAVENAGKVCEVLVSEGIRPLHHSHVGGVFETEHEVTTLLDTLGPDLLGFGPDTGHLFWAGADPVALIRRYADRIGGIHLKDVYADHLPAREARGSYREISDSGRLWAEPGRGVLDLGAVLEALPDDYDGDYMIEVDHPSVSSVAESHRLSFAWAKEVLGAVTVS